Sequence from the Salinicoccus sp. Bachu38 genome:
GACCGGAAAACTGGCTCTATTATTATATGAAAAATCTTTAAAAGAATTTTAGAAACCTACATTACTGATCAGACATATATCATGGCACAGCTATAAAAGCTGTGCCATTTTTGATCTTTTCCCAGATAATTAGGACTGATGGCATTACTTTCTCAGGGTAATCATAATTAATTCACAACTATTATCAAATACTTATGAACGGGTCCTGATAAAATGTATAGAGGGAGGTGTCATCATGAATACATTGATCCAATCAATGATAAACTGGATAGAAGAGAATCTGGCAGGAGAATTCAACTTGGATGATCTTGCGGAATATATTGGCTATTCCCCTTACTACTGTTCGTTCAAATTCCATCAGATTACAGGTGTTACAATCAAAAGCTATGTAAAGAGCAGAAGATTATATCTCTCCACCAAAGATTTGGAACAGCAGAATAAAATAATTGATATTGCGATCAAGTATAACTATTCATCCCAAGAGTCCTACAGCAGGGCCTTTAAAAATCTATACGGCATGACGCCTGGGCGATTCAAATCTGAAAATCTACCTATACAATCAATATATAAGATTGTGTTGGACAGGAGTAAGGAGATGAGTGATTTGGTTTATCCGGAAAATATCAATATGGGTGCTTTGCCGAGGATACCGGGTGATTGTGATGATACAGAAATTATGAACATACTCAACGGTCAGCATATGTACGATGAATTCAGCAGAAAAGAAATGATGGAAAAATCGGATTATATCCCTTTCAATGAAGCAATGTGTGTGAATATCGCCAGTTCTCCCCTTTTTGATGACCAGTTCATCCGTTTGAGAGCAGAGGGACACAATGTTCCGGTTGAGGACTATATGAAGAAAGTCATCGAAAACATCAATAAAATCAGACAGAAAAAATATAGAGTAATCGTCCTTTGGTTCGGGGAGGATATGTTCTGTCAGATGAACTTGTTGACACTTTTGGCATATCTCGAACAGATTGGCTATAGAGGTGAAGTGTACCTGAACAGTTTCAGGGATGACGAGTTTAAAGTCGATCAATTTAAAATTGAATTGGGCAACTATTACAGGGTGTACGAAAAACTGCTGATCAGGAATGAATTCCCGGAAGATACTCTGTCCCCTGCCCTGCATCAATCTAGTCGCCTTTATTTGGAAATGTTGCAGGAAGACAATATCGTCACGTCTTATATCAGCAGAAACGATCATTTGACTAACAAGGAACTCGTCAAAGTTCTGATACACCGTTTTCCATCACTTGGATATGGGGACTCTCAGTACATGCAATTGATCAGCAACTGGCGTAATCGATAACAATTTGATACCTAACTTTGAAGATTTTATATCTTTTGATTAATACTCCCCCGCTTCAACCATATTTTCCATCTCAAAATCACATCATGAAATTTTCCTTTACAAAAGCACGTGGTGGGAGTAAGATGACTGTCGAATAGGGAAACCAATATGAGAACTGGAGGAGAAGGCATGGAAAAATCTTTTGCGGTGTTCGGCCTGGGACGATTTGGCGGCACACTTGTTAAAGCATTCCACGAGAGTGGCATAGAGGTCATCGCTGTGGATAGGGACGAGGACAAGGTCAAGGCATATTCCGACCTGGCAACTTATGCGGTGCGCATTTCCCAGATTGATGAAACGACTTTGAATGATATGGGGGTCAGAAATGTCAATCATGCTTTTGTTTCCTTCGGCGACGACCTTCAGGCGAGTATATTGACCTCTCTCCTTCTAAAGGATATGGGGGTCCCTAAAGTTTGGACGAAATCCCAGAATGCCCATCATACCAAAGTTCTGGAGAAAATCGGGGTGGACCGGGTAATACAGCCTTCCCACGATGTGGCTAAGCGGATTGCAAAGCACATCGTTTCCGACAAGATGATCGACTTCATAGAACTGTCGGATCAGTACAGTATTGTTGAAATCGAGGCGACTCCCAAGATTGATGGCATCACCCTTGAAAAACTGAATCTGCGGGTCAGATATGGCTGTACGATCGTCGGCATCCAGAGGGGCGCGGAATTCAATATCTCTCCCCCAATAGATGAAGTCATCCATGAAGGGGACACATTAATCATCATCGGCCGGAATGATGATATAGACCGTTTCGAAAAAGAAGGCATGTAGCCTCCCGCCAGTATCAAGCCGCTTCTGCGGCTTTTTTTATACAGTTTCCCGCCTCTTACTTCTTAAACATGGATGCTAATTGATTATTGGATGCTTTTTATTCCAATATGAGGGTAATGTAATACAAAAATACTTAGGGGGGTCTGGATGAATGGCAAGAGGGATCAGTTTGATGATAAGGAAATAAACTGGGAGGATGACGCCAACATCTATGAAAATGATGATGAGGAGACGATAAGGAAAAAGAAGAGGACAAAAAGGCAGTCGGGTGAGGAGGGAAGGTATGAGGCAAATAAAAGAACAGGCATCAATGGATGCCTGATTCTGACCGTTGCATTCATTGCCATACTCGTCTTTCTCGGATCATGTACAGGTCTCTTCTTCGGTGATGAGCAAGACGAAGAGATTACTGAAGACCAGGCTCCTGGAACGGAGAATGAGGAAGTGGATGACGATTCTTCCCACATTACACCGGGCCAGGAGATTGAAAGACTATTCGAAATACACACAGCGAAAGCCACCTTTCCAGGTGGCTTTCATTATGCAGCTATGAATATATAGGCTAGCCTTTATTCTTGAGTGTCTGTAGCGTATCAATCGCGACCTGTGTCATCGCTTCGATGCCGTAGGGAATCGCTTCTTCATTGAATCTGAAGGAAGGGTTGTGCAACGGTTTCTGCCCTTCTCCGACAGAACTGCCAAGCCAGTAGTAGACGCCCGGGTATTTCTGCAGGAACCTGCTGAAATCCTCTCCGCCGAGACTTGGTGTCAGTGCAGGCAGGGCCGCCTCCCCATACATGCTGTTCACTGTGGAATGGACCTGTTCCGCCCATTCGGCATCGTTGATGGTCGCAGGATATCCATCCAGATAGGTGATTTCGACTTTGGCACCCATCGCTTCGGCTACATTCTCCACGATTTCGAAGAAACGTCTCTTCACTTTCTGCTTCATTTCATCACTCTGTGTACGGATGGTGCCTTCCAGTTCTGCCGTTTCCGCAATGACATTGTACTGGAATCCTGCATTGAACTTCCCTACCGTGACCACTGCCGGGTCGAATGGATTGGCATTCCGGCTGGCAATCGTCTGCAGGCTGGTCACAATCTGGTTGGCGGCGACGATTGCGTCAATGGTGTCATGCGGCATGGAGGCATGGCCGCCGGACCCTGTCACCTTGATCTTGAAGCGGTCCGAGTTTCCCATGATCGGCCCGGCCATCACCCCGAACTGGCCGACAGGCAACTGTGGCCATACATGCTGGGCAATCAGCACCTCCGGCTCGTGTTCATCGAATACGCCATCCTCCATCATCTGTTTCGATCCACCCGTCGGCGACTGTTCTTCTGCCGGCTGGAAAACGAGCAGAATTTTACCTTCGATTTCATTACGGCGCTGCAGCAGATACTTCGCCGTCCCAAAGAGCATCGCGGTGTGCGCATCATGGCCGCATGCATGCATCACGCCATCCTGTTCAGAGGAAAATGCCTCGCCTGAACTTTCCATAATCGGCAACGCATCGATATCAGCCCTGAGCCCGATGGTCGGCCCTGGATTCTCCCCTTCAATGATTCCGAGGACTCCGGTCCCTGCAAATCCGGTCTCATACGGCACACCGATTGCATCCAGCTTTTCCTGGATACGCTGTGATGTCTCCTGCTCTTCTCCGCTCAGTTCGGGATTCCTATGCAGCAGTCTCCTGAATTCAACAACTTCTTCCACTATATGAGAGTCAAGCGTCATATTAAAAACACCTTTCACTTTTTATTCTCAAGAAGGTACTTTTAAATATTAACATAATAGGATCCGATTGTTTTGGAATTTTCACATATCACTTATCTTTGGCCTGGGCAAAAAATCCTGTGTTCCTGCTCCATTCTGCAAAATATACTTCATCTACATCATAATCGGTATCCTTTTCAAGCTTCTCCCTGAGCCATTCCTCATCAACTCCTGCCCGTTCCAGTTCGTCATACTCTATTTTTCCGGCATCAATGAATAAGTATGTGATTTCATTTTCGTCATAGTCATCCTTCAGTTCCCTTCTGACTGCAGGTTCTTCGCTGGCATACTGGAGGACAGACAGCATACCACTGTTTTCAAGCACTGCATACTTGACACTTTTCAATGAAAAGATCCTCTGCATTCTCAACAGTTCCTTCACTTCATCTACATCCATGTTATTCCT
This genomic interval carries:
- a CDS encoding potassium channel family protein encodes the protein MEKSFAVFGLGRFGGTLVKAFHESGIEVIAVDRDEDKVKAYSDLATYAVRISQIDETTLNDMGVRNVNHAFVSFGDDLQASILTSLLLKDMGVPKVWTKSQNAHHTKVLEKIGVDRVIQPSHDVAKRIAKHIVSDKMIDFIELSDQYSIVEIEATPKIDGITLEKLNLRVRYGCTIVGIQRGAEFNISPPIDEVIHEGDTLIIIGRNDDIDRFEKEGM
- a CDS encoding helix-turn-helix transcriptional regulator, with amino-acid sequence MNTLIQSMINWIEENLAGEFNLDDLAEYIGYSPYYCSFKFHQITGVTIKSYVKSRRLYLSTKDLEQQNKIIDIAIKYNYSSQESYSRAFKNLYGMTPGRFKSENLPIQSIYKIVLDRSKEMSDLVYPENINMGALPRIPGDCDDTEIMNILNGQHMYDEFSRKEMMEKSDYIPFNEAMCVNIASSPLFDDQFIRLRAEGHNVPVEDYMKKVIENINKIRQKKYRVIVLWFGEDMFCQMNLLTLLAYLEQIGYRGEVYLNSFRDDEFKVDQFKIELGNYYRVYEKLLIRNEFPEDTLSPALHQSSRLYLEMLQEDNIVTSYISRNDHLTNKELVKVLIHRFPSLGYGDSQYMQLISNWRNR
- a CDS encoding M20 metallopeptidase family protein, coding for MTLDSHIVEEVVEFRRLLHRNPELSGEEQETSQRIQEKLDAIGVPYETGFAGTGVLGIIEGENPGPTIGLRADIDALPIMESSGEAFSSEQDGVMHACGHDAHTAMLFGTAKYLLQRRNEIEGKILLVFQPAEEQSPTGGSKQMMEDGVFDEHEPEVLIAQHVWPQLPVGQFGVMAGPIMGNSDRFKIKVTGSGGHASMPHDTIDAIVAANQIVTSLQTIASRNANPFDPAVVTVGKFNAGFQYNVIAETAELEGTIRTQSDEMKQKVKRRFFEIVENVAEAMGAKVEITYLDGYPATINDAEWAEQVHSTVNSMYGEAALPALTPSLGGEDFSRFLQKYPGVYYWLGSSVGEGQKPLHNPSFRFNEEAIPYGIEAMTQVAIDTLQTLKNKG
- a CDS encoding DUF421 domain-containing protein, whose translation is MEDMLTYVVKLTTGLIGVIIVIRLLGKKEMAQITPLDFVYALILGSVIEEALYETTMPFYEMLFALAYWGLLIYVIEKFALKNERFRRVMKGEPEILINDGIIDVKVMDRNNMDVDEVKELLRMQRIFSLKSVKYAVLENSGMLSVLQYASEEPAVRRELKDDYDENEITYLFIDAGKIEYDELERAGVDEEWLREKLEKDTDYDVDEVYFAEWSRNTGFFAQAKDK